The genomic DNA CACCGTACCCGGCAGCGACATAGGGCACCATGCGTGCGTCAGGCAGAAGATGCAGGAGAAGTTCTCCCCCGTATCTGAACGCGTTGGCGTCTCCAGCGGCTCTGGTGCTTTCAGTGCGTGCGTAGTCGAAGAGAACCTCCGCCCCCAGATAACGATTGAAGTTGTAACCTCCCCGCACTCCCACCACCGGCCTTGTTTCAAGGTGCTGTTCACCATCGAAACTATAACCGCCGACCATGCCGGAGAAGGTGAAGCAGTCGGAGCAGATTCCCGCCGCCCCGGCTTGCGCTCCCCCGGATATGGCAAGTGCTAAACCGATCAAAAGGCCGGTCGATCTCTTCATTGGGCAAGCCTCCTTAGGGAAATTAGTATTACAGGGTGCAGGATCGATCCTGTAACGCCTGATAATTATATTTTCCTAATTTTGCCTGTCAAGTCGAAGCCTAATGTGAGGCAGGACTAAATTTAAAAAGATAGCGAGGAAGGAAGAAGAAAGCCCTTCGGAAAGGGCTTGTCGGCAGGCTTTCAGTGCATGTGTGCCTACAGCTCATTTTTCATGATGTAGCCCTGACGGAAGACGGTGTGTATAAGCTTGGAGTCAGCTCCGTAATCAATCTTTTTTCGAAGATAATTGATATAGACATCAACGATATTCGTGTTTTTCTTCAGTTCAGCACCCCATACATAGTCGGCGATCATGTCACGGCTCAAGATCTCATTGGGGTGAAGCATAAAATACTCAAGCATACGTGCTTCTTTTTCCGAGAGCTTGATCTCCTTTTCGCTCCGCCACGCTTTACATGTCACCGGGTCGACGCACAGATCATGGAAGGTAACCTCGGAAATCCTGTCCTTGTTCCCTCCCCTCCTCGTATAGTCCTTCACGAGATAGGTAGCGTCGTCCTCCTCCCATACCGAAATCTTCATCGATGGCCCTCTCTATCTAAATTTCATAGCATATGCGACGGATGCAGCTGATACCGGCTGTGAATCTCGATCCCAACGGATCGGTACGCGAAAAGACCGGAATTTGACAGGAACAATTGCACCACCTCGGGAGACAAAGGGAGATGTTTTTAATTTTATGCAAATCAGAAAGGAAAGACAATCTCCTACAACCCCCCGGTATTCCCACGCCGATAACAGCAAACAAAAGCTTTATTCCATAATTAATTTAAGGGAACTAACAACACAAGACTTGGCTAGCATGCGATACATTTCTGAAAATGCCTGATTAGCAAGAGGCATACCGGAGAAAGTTCTGTGAGGATGAGAGACGAAGAAGGGGAGCTGACTGGCGTTATGACATAAGCCGACGCGCAGTAGCGATTCAGATAATGCCGTGAAGGGGGCCACCGGGAGCACCAAGGGCGTCAACCCGGCGCTCCACGCCTGCATCCTCTACAAGGGGAGGGGCATGATGAGGTTTTATTCGGGCGTCTATGACGAGTGATCCGAGGCAGCCCCAGTGTTTGCAATGAACAAATGGATGGATTCCGTAGATGTCAGCAGCCGGATTTGAGCGGGTGAACACTGTCCAGAGGAAATTGTTGAGGGTTCGTGCCGCAAACTCACTATCATCCACAATCACTATCAGAGGGAAAGCGGATATGGGATCATCGGCACCGTATGCCGCACAGAATGCGGCCATATCCATCGTAAGGCATTCCCTGTATTCGCGGCATGACGGCCCTGTGACTCCGAGTACCCCCGGAAGACATACACGAGGATCCTTGAACCCCTCCGGAAGCCGCAGATCCGCAGGAATGGTGAGAGGAAGATCGCGCCGCTTCTCCCCCGCTGCAGCTATCACTACCTTGGATCCCTGATTCAAACCACTCCCGGAATAATCAAGTGTATCGATGGTTGTGCATGTCTGAAAATGAAGATCGCGCCGCCAGTCGACCCGTTCCAGCACGTGACGGAGAAAGGCCGGTATATCGTGAATATCGAGTTCCGGATTGTCTTCGTGGGCGGCGATCCACAGGTACTTGGCCAGAGAAAGCTGTCCCTGCCCCAGAATGGCATTTGCAAGGGTCAGCAACTCGCGCGGCTCGCGCTTCGCATACGGCACATACCGCTCTCTTCCTATGGCCAGGAGGAGCGGATGCACTCCCGCCGCATCCACGGCATGTACCGCATCGACTCCAGGAAGTACAGTCGGGATCAGGGGGCCGGTAAGCTCGTGGATGAAAGCACCGAATGTAGTGTCCTCCTGCGGAGGACGTCCCACCGAGGTAAATGGCCAGATAGCATCGCGACGATGATAGACCTGCTCCACCCGCAATACTGGGAAATCGTGCGCAAGACTGTAGTAGCCGAGATGGTCTCCGAAGGGTCCTTCGGGAAGAGTCCTCTCAGGATCGATAATACCGGTGATGCAGAAGTCCGCCTCGGCTGGTACCGGAAGACCAGGAAGCGATACCATAGGCAGCCTGTGCCCCCCTAGGAGTCCGGCGAACGAGAGCTCCGGCATCCCTTCCGGCAGCGGCATCACCGCAGCAACCGTCATGGACGGCGGCCCTCCGACGAAGATATTGACACGAAAGGGGATACCACGCTCAAGCGCTTCTGCATGATGGACTCCCATTCCTCTATGGATCTGGTAATGGACCCCCACCTCCCTGTCCTGCCGGTACTCTCCACCGGAAAGCTGTACCCGATACATCCCCAGGTTGGAGCCCCGCATCCCCGGCCTAAGAGCACTTTCGGTGTATACCTGCGGCAGGGTTATGAACGCTCCTCCGTCGTCCGGCCATGACTTCAACTGGGGGAGGTCACTGATGTTAGCGCGGTGAGCGAGAACGGCTCCCCGCTTTCCCAGTTTCGGCAACAGGTGAACGGCAGCAGGAACAGCCTTGAGATACGCGAAGGGAGCTTTGAAAAAAGCTGCCGGATTCACCTTCAGTTCAACCAGCCGGGCGATATCTTCGAGCGTATCCCGGAACAGATATCTCGCACGGGGGAGAGTTCCGAAAAGATTGCCGAGCATGGGGAAGCGACAGCCTTTCACTGCCGTGAAAAGAAGCGCCGGCCCA from Geobacter sp. DSM 9736 includes the following:
- a CDS encoding UbiD family decarboxylase gives rise to the protein MGYRNLQECVKDLEARGDLLRINREVDPDLEVAAIQRRVYQAGGPALLFTAVKGCRFPMLGNLFGTLPRARYLFRDTLEDIARLVELKVNPAAFFKAPFAYLKAVPAAVHLLPKLGKRGAVLAHRANISDLPQLKSWPDDGGAFITLPQVYTESALRPGMRGSNLGMYRVQLSGGEYRQDREVGVHYQIHRGMGVHHAEALERGIPFRVNIFVGGPPSMTVAAVMPLPEGMPELSFAGLLGGHRLPMVSLPGLPVPAEADFCITGIIDPERTLPEGPFGDHLGYYSLAHDFPVLRVEQVYHRRDAIWPFTSVGRPPQEDTTFGAFIHELTGPLIPTVLPGVDAVHAVDAAGVHPLLLAIGRERYVPYAKREPRELLTLANAILGQGQLSLAKYLWIAAHEDNPELDIHDIPAFLRHVLERVDWRRDLHFQTCTTIDTLDYSGSGLNQGSKVVIAAAGEKRRDLPLTIPADLRLPEGFKDPRVCLPGVLGVTGPSCREYRECLTMDMAAFCAAYGADDPISAFPLIVIVDDSEFAARTLNNFLWTVFTRSNPAADIYGIHPFVHCKHWGCLGSLVIDARIKPHHAPPLVEDAGVERRVDALGAPGGPLHGII
- a CDS encoding winged helix-turn-helix domain-containing protein; its protein translation is MKISVWEEDDATYLVKDYTRRGGNKDRISEVTFHDLCVDPVTCKAWRSEKEIKLSEKEARMLEYFMLHPNEILSRDMIADYVWGAELKKNTNIVDVYINYLRKKIDYGADSKLIHTVFRQGYIMKNEL